The Drosophila gunungcola strain Sukarami chromosome 3L unlocalized genomic scaffold, Dgunungcola_SK_2 000003F, whole genome shotgun sequence genome contains a region encoding:
- the LOC128258425 gene encoding uncharacterized protein LOC128258425, with product MESPILHNLKKIEEFKQFDVTYFLIIYACVVLMVLGVPLAILLQSKDSPNERNRYQLEANRSRDDQRRGGVARRRILDSNA from the coding sequence ATGGAATCACCAATACTACACAACCTAAAAAAGATTGAAGAATTCAAGCAGTTTGATGTGACATACTTTCTGATTATCTACGCTTGCGTTGTCCTAATGGTCCTGGGCGTTCCTTTGGCTATATTATTGCAAAGCAAGGATTCGCCAAACGAGAGGAATCGTTATCAATTGGAGGCCAATCGATCGCGTGATGATCAGCGGAGGGGAGGAGTAGCCCGGCGTCGAATTTTGGATTCAAATGCCTAA